In Oncorhynchus masou masou isolate Uvic2021 unplaced genomic scaffold, UVic_Omas_1.1 unplaced_scaffold_1435, whole genome shotgun sequence, the genomic window aacccttaactggacaagacaaacgtatcagaactgtgctgacaaagggagtcgctggcattggaaaaacagtctctgtgcagaagttcattctggactgggctgaaggaaaagcaaatcaggatgtccaatttgtattttcattcccttttcgggagctgaatttgatgaaagaTGACAAACACACGTTCATTGAACTTCTCAAACACttctcaatggaaaccaaagAATCAAGAATCTCCAACTACAACAAGTAcaaagttctgttcatctttgatggtctggatgagtgccgactgcccctagacttccagaagaacaagatctgttgtgatgtcacagagtcaacctcagtggatgttctgctgacaaatctcatcaagggaaatctgcttccctctgctctcctctggataaCTACCCAACCTTCAGCAGCCCATAAGATCCCTTCAGGGTGTGttgaccaggtgacagaggtacgagggttcaatgacccacagaaggaggagtacttcaggaagagattcattgatgaggacctggccagcagaatcatctcacacataaagacatcaaggagcctccacatcatgtgccacattccagtcttctgttggatttctgcaacagtccttgagcacatgctgaaacataagagagaagagatgcccaagactctgactgagatgtacacacaccttgTGGTGTTTCATACCAAACAGAAGAATGAAAAGTATCTTGGGGAAGAAGAGACAGATCCACACTGGAATAAAGAGAGCATTCTGTCACTGGGAAAACTGGCTTTTCAGCAGCTTGTGAAATGCAATTTGATTTTCTATGAAGAAGACCTGAAAGAGGCTGGCATTGATGTCAATGAATCCTCAGTGTACTCAGGATTGTGCACACAGCTCTTTAAAGAGGAATGTGGGCTGTACCAGGACAAGGTGTACTGCTTTGTTcatctgagcattcaggagtttctggcTGCTGTATATGTGTTCCTCTCATTCATCAACAACAATGAGAATCTAATGGACAAACTGCAAACAAAAGATGAGTCTTCAATTAATTTCTACAAGAGTGCTGTGAATAAAGCCTTCCAAAGTGAGACGGGAAACCTGGACCTTTTCCTCCGCTTCCTACTGGGCctctcactggagtccaatcagaagCACTTACGAGGTCTATTGACAAAGACAAGAAGCAGCTCAAAGACccatgaagaaacagtcaagtacatcaaggagaagatcagggagaatccctctccagagaggagcatcaatctgttccactgtctgaatgaactgaatgaccattctctagtggaggagatccaaAGATACCTGAGATCAGGAAGTCTCTCAAAACCCAACCTGTCACCTGCACAGTGGtcagctctggtctttgtgttgctgacttcagaaaaggagctggatgtgtttgacctgaagaaatactccagatcagaggaaggtcttctgaggctgctgccagtggtcaaagcctccagAGCTGTTCTGTGAGTAAATAAAATGACATATAAGAACTAATCATCAGGAAGAAATAGTCAGTTAAGAGAAAATATGTATTATAATATGTGTATAATATTACATTGAAAAACATATTGAATAAATGCATTGATTTTCAGGTTAGTTTAGTAATATGACCATACAATTCTAGGAGATGAAAGATTAAACGATATGCTGTTTGGGACAATAAACCAAATGCATATGTCATTGTCCTTCTACACTACTGGTGTTAAAttaacagtgtgtttgtgaagtcatgatgatctctttgtcaggctgtcaggctgtggagtcacagaggaaggctgtgcttctctggtctcagctctggagtcaaacccctcacacctgagagagctggacctgagtaacaatgacctgaaggattcaggagtgaaacTGCTCTATGCTGGACTGgagaatccccactgtaaactggagactctgaggtcagtattatcagatatgaaagcactttatgtatgTAGTTCTCCCATTTGAAAAGTCATAATTACTCTGACATATTCACTCATATTGTATTAACGTATTCATAAGTTTTGTATTTGGTCCTATATTCCTTGCCTGcagtgattacatcaagcttgtaatTCTACTAACTTGTtgaatgcatttgcagtttgtcttGGTTGTATTTTAGATGATGTTTTTCCAAATAGAAACTGAATGGTGAATAGTgtcctgtcattttggagtcacttcacttgtattgtcagtaagaatagaagatgtttctgaacacttctacatccATGTAGATGTTACCATTATCATgaataatcatgaatgaatcgtAAATTATGACAAATGAGAAAGTTGCAGAGGCAAAAAGATCAGAccccctctgttattggtaatggtgagaggttatcatgttttgttgtagtctctgttattggtaatggtgagaggttagcatgttttgttgtagcctctgttattggtaatggtgagaggttagtatgttttgttgtagcctctgttattggtaatggtgagaggttatcatgttttgttgtagtctctgttattggtaatggtgagaggttagcatgttttgttgtagtctctgttattggtaatggtgagaggttagcatgttttgttgtagcctctgttattggtaatggtgagaggttatcatgttttgttgtagtctctgttattggtaatggtgagaggttagcatgttttgttgtagcctctgttattggtaaaggttgagaggttagcatgttttgttgtagtctctgttattggtaatggtgagaggttatcatgttttgttgtagtctctgttattggtaatggtgagaggttagcatgttttgttgtagcctctgttattggtaatggtgagaggttatcatgttttgttgtagtctctgttattggtaatggtgagaggttagcatgttttgttgtagcctctgttattggtaatggtgagaggttagtatgttttgttgtagcctctgttattggtgatggtgagaggttagcatgttttgttgtagtctctgttattggtaatggtgagaggttagcattttttgttgtagcctctgttattggtaatggtgagaggttagcatgttatgttgtcgcctctgttattggtgatggtgagaggttagcatgttttgttgtagtctctgttattggtaatggtgagaggttagcattttttgttgtagcctctgttattggtaatggtgagaggttagcatgttttgttgtagtctctgttattggtaatggtgagaggttagcatgttttgttgtagcctctgttattggtaatggtgagaggttagtatgttttgttctggcctctgttattggtaatggtgagtggttagtatgttttgttctggcctctgttattggtaatggtgagagggtgaggcttgcaagccgaataacaccatcccaaccgtgaagccctggggtggcagcatcatgttgtgggggtgctttgctgcaggagggactggtgcacttcacaaaatagttggcatcatgaggagggaaaattatgtggatatattcaagcaacatctcaagacatcagtcaggaagttaaagattggtcacaaatgggtcgtccaaatggataatgacctgaatattacttccaaagttgtggtaaaatggcttaaggacaacaaagtcaaggttttggagtggccatcacaaagccctgaccacaatcctatagaacatttgtggacagaactgaaaaagtgtgtgtgagcaaggtggcctactaacctgactcagttactccagctctgtcaggaggaatgggccaaaattcacccgtcttattgtgggaagcttgtgtaaggctacccaaaacatttgacccaagttaaacaatttaaaggcaatgctatcaaacactaattgagtgtatgtaaacttttgacacTCTGGAAatgtgctgaaataaatcattctctctactattattctgaagcctttttaaaatgttagcttcactgtcagaatagatatggtgtggactgtatactcaatacaatctaaatctgataattcactgtcaaaatagatatagtgtggactgtatactcaatacaatctaaatctgatacttcactgtcaaaatagatatagtgtggactgtatactcaatacaatctaaatctgattcctcttTGTCTGTCTTCTGACTGATATTGCTTTTTACTG contains:
- the LOC135530835 gene encoding NLR family CARD domain-containing protein 3-like, whose product is MEQPILFREGDFSTEQRNQQERSESDILSDQSSQSHQTDLASILSLLEENIMTFVKNELKMFKRILSPELPEGFESQKQDKEVVDAEDEKQESSAREGALKITLHILRKMNQKELADILEKYSDDPAVICQRELKSNLKKKFQCVFEGIAKQGNPTLLNKIYTEPYITEGGTGEVNNEHELRQIETTTRKQARPETAIKCNDIFKPLTGQDKRIRTVLTKGVAGIGKTVSVQKFILDWAEGKANQDVQFVFSFPFRELNLMKDDKHTFIELLKHFSMETKESRISNYNKYKVLFIFDGLDECRLPLDFQKNKICCDVTESTSVDVLLTNLIKGNLLPSALLWITTQPSAAHKIPSGCVDQVTEVRGFNDPQKEEYFRKRFIDEDLASRIISHIKTSRSLHIMCHIPVFCWISATVLEHMLKHKREEMPKTLTEMYTHLVVFHTKQKNEKYLGEEETDPHWNKESILSLGKLAFQQLVKCNLIFYEEDLKEAGIDVNESSVYSGLCTQLFKEECGLYQDKVYCFVHLSIQEFLAAVYVFLSFINNNENLMDKLQTKDESSINFYKSAVNKAFQSETGNLDLFLRFLLGLSLESNQKHLRGLLTKTRSSSKTHEETVKYIKEKIRENPSPERSINLFHCLNELNDHSLVEEIQRYLRSGSLSKPNLSPAQWSALVFVLLTSEKELDVFDLKKYSRSEEGLLRLLPVVKASRAVLLSGCGVTEEGCASLVSALESNPSHLRELDLSNNDLKDSGVKLLYAGLENPHCKLETLRLSGCGFTEEGCASLVSALESNPSHLRELVLSNNDLKDSGLKLLSAGLGNPHCKLETLRLSGCGVTEEGCASLVSALESNPSHLRELVLSNNDLKDSGLKLLSAGLGNPHCKLETLRSVFL